The proteins below come from a single Fastidiosipila sanguinis genomic window:
- a CDS encoding CopY/TcrY family copper transport repressor: MSTIVASTHITDAEWEVMRVVWANDRVTSKKVISVLKEKMDWTQSTIKTILGRLVEKGVLNTEQEGRKFIYTANIEEKEAVRDYVEDIFNRICEKKVGNVIGSIIEDHVLSFDDIHRLEKILEMKKSSAVEEVDCNCPEGQCECHLHHH, translated from the coding sequence ATGAGTACAATAGTAGCTAGTACCCATATAACTGATGCTGAGTGGGAAGTCATGCGTGTGGTTTGGGCAAATGATCGAGTAACTAGTAAAAAAGTCATTTCCGTATTGAAAGAAAAAATGGACTGGACACAATCCACTATCAAAACGATCTTAGGTCGATTAGTTGAAAAAGGCGTATTAAATACAGAGCAAGAAGGTAGAAAGTTTATTTACACTGCCAATATTGAAGAGAAAGAAGCCGTAAGGGATTATGTAGAAGATATTTTTAACCGTATTTGCGAAAAGAAAGTCGGAAATGTAATAGGAAGCATCATTGAAGATCATGTCTTAAGCTTCGATGATATACATCGACTAGAAAAAATATTAGAGATGAAAAAATCTTCCGCAGTAGAAGAAGTGGATTGCAATTGT